TGCGGTACGCCTTCTTGATGGCATCCGTGTCCGCGTCCCGCGCGACGCCCAGGATCTCGTAGTAATCGCGCATTCGTTTTCCTTAAGAGGTCCCGTCGCCGGCCATGCCGGAGGGCCCGGCCACCTGGGCCCGCGCGTCCACACCCGCAACCGCGCCCGCGCCCGTGCCCGCCGCGCTGGCCGCAGCCGACCCGCCGAGCAGTTCCGAGATCAGAGCACTCGTGGTATCCACAATGGCTACGATCTTCTCGTACGGCATGCGGGTCGGCCCGATGACGCCGATCACGCCTGAGAGATCGCCGATCTCGTACTGTGAGGTCACCAGCGTGAAAGAGCTCAGCCGTGGGTGCCCGTGCTCCGCGCCGATGGTGATCTTGAGCGGTGCCTCCTTCTCGCGAGCCCCCAGAACGTTGGCCAGAAAATCCGGCTGCTCGGTCAGCTCGATCAGGCTCTTGAGCCCGCTGCCGCTCGAAAACTCCGGCTGCTTCGCCAGCACGCTGGTGCGCCCCAGGTGCACGCGATCCCGGCCCAGGCCGCCCCAATCGAGCAGCTCGTCACCAGACTGCAGGAATATGTTCAGCAGGTCCTTGTCCGGCGTGTCGTCCGGCGCTGCATCCCGCAGCCGGTCCGGCAGCGTCTGCCGGATCTGCTCGAGCGTCTGCCCTGCCAGCCGCTCGTTCAGCACCATGGTCAGTGAAGTTAGTGCCTGCGG
This genomic stretch from Gemmatimonadota bacterium harbors:
- the hrcA gene encoding heat-inducible transcription repressor HrcA; its protein translation is MMLDLLTEREARILQAVIRAYVESAEPAGSRTVVKKFRLGVSPATVRNTMADLEEKGYLYHPHTSAGRIPTDRAYRYYVDTLMRPVKLSPAQRRRLHRELVEVERAGTLALLIHRAAQVLGLLTGELGVAVAPRLDQAVLEKLELVSISSQKVLLVLTLRNGLVRTVYVDVPASVPPQALTSLTMVLNERLAGQTLEQIRQTLPDRLRDAAPDDTPDKDLLNIFLQSGDELLDWGGLGRDRVHLGRTSVLAKQPEFSSGSGLKSLIELTEQPDFLANVLGAREKEAPLKITIGAEHGHPRLSSFTLVTSQYEIGDLSGVIGVIGPTRMPYEKIVAIVDTTSALISELLGGSAAASAAGTGAGAVAGVDARAQVAGPSGMAGDGTS